ATCTTATCACTGTAAAAACCCCAATGATGCGCCTGATATCAGGGATTTTACTGTTTGCAGATGTGGGGATGGCCTGGAATAATGAATTTCCCAAGGAAAAATTACAGGATTATCTGAATGTTTCAGCAGGGCCGGGTCTTTCTGTTGAGTTCTCTTACCCGATAGATCTGCTATTACAAATTTACTATGGATATGGGGTTAAAAACTGTACTGGAAAGTTTTGTTTTTCACTGGGTACTATGTTTTGATTTTCAGTAGATCTTTTCTCCAGGATTAGTATAGTTAACTGGTTGATACTCTCCTGCCAGACTGCTTCATTTTTACATAAACATAAAAAGGTCAACAATATTCTTATCTTGTGATAAAGAGTAATCACCGGTTTTCCATTTCTGTATTCGCTTTGTCCATACAATTCTGAACAGGCATCCGGTAAAAAGATTCCCATAAGATGAATTTATAAAATAACTTAACATAACAGAAATAATCGTATATGAATAACAAAAAGCCTGCATCGAATACTCTGGCAATTGTATGTACAATTGATTGTCCACTCTCCTGTCGTCATTGTTCGGTAGGAATGGAAAAGAGTAAGAAGAGGACTGGTTTGCGCTTGAAAGAAAGTGTAATGTCGCACTATATAAGCGCGGCGGCACAGAATGACTTCTCAATGATAACTTTTGTTGGCGGTGAACCATCTCTGGTACCTGATCTTCTGAGACAGGGGATTGTTGAATGTAAGTATAACAACCTGGAAAGTGCGATTACTACTGCACCAGTCTGGGCAAGAACTAAAGAGAGCGCAGAAAAGTTTCTTGACAGAATTGGATCTGTCGATACCATCATTTTAAGCTTTGATATATATCATCTTGAACAACTGACAATTGAGCATTATCAGAATGCGTGTATTGCGGCAAAAAACCGATCCATAAAGGTTATAATGAATGTCTGTTATTCCTCCGAACAGGAAAGAACAACGTGTGTTGGACTTAATGCATCTCTAAAAGACATGATTTCACAGTATCTTTTTCAGGAGATTATTCCCATCGGGAATGCCCGTATTGTGAACAGGGCGATTCCATTTGCCGGTGTTACGCTGGAATCAATCAACGACTTTGATTGCTTGTCAAAGACCTGTATGGCAGGTAATGCCAGTGTCGGTCTGCAATTCGATCTTCATGCCTGTTGCTGGGCATCTGCAATAACAAGGTCCCCCTTATGTTACCGAAGCAGAGAAGCAAATCTGAGTAAATCAATACAGAGCATGCAAAATGATCCTGCTTATCAGCAATTGAGAAAGCATGGCTTTATTGAGGGATTGGGAATGAGTGAACGTGAAAGGATCCTTTCATATTGCAGAGGAAAAACCTTTGTTAATGAATGCCATCTTTGTATGGTACTGATGGGATTGTCTGATCAAAAACTCTGGAGATCGATTTTTCTGGAAAAGACAATCAACGCTTCATAATGGCAATCCTGATTTATGGATGCCGAAATAATGAAAAAAGGGGTAATGATGATCTGTATTCTGGGTTCTGGAATTGCCGGGTTAGCAATAGCACGTGATCTTACAATGCGTGGTTTGGAATGTGTCGTAATTGAGCGGAATTACATAGGTTCAGGTACCAGCACTCGTTGTGCGGGGATGTTGCACTCTGGGGCCAGATATGCCTTTAAATCGAAGGAGATCGCATCTCAATGCATGATCGAAAACAGATTGATAAAAGATCTTATGCCTTTTGCTGTAGCATCTGACAAAGGATTGTATGTAGTATTGAAGGGTGATGAGGCATATTCTGAACAGTTCGAGCAGGGATGTAAAGAATCAAACATACCAATCGAGAGTTTATCACCAAAAGAAGCGCTCGCATTGGAACCAAATATCAATCCTGGATTGATCCGGGCATACCTCACAAATGACGGGACAATTAATCCCTACCTCCTTATTGAAAGTCATTTGGAATATCTGCAGAGAGAAAATGTAAAGATATTTGAAAATCAGATAATTTTCGATGTCAAAAGAGCTGGTAACAAATGGTGTATCAGGACCAGTAATCAATTTACTGGTACTGTTTCAACTTTTAATGCTGATATAGTGGTAAATGCGACCGGCCCCTCATCCGCATCTGTTGCAAA
The DNA window shown above is from Fibrobacter sp. and carries:
- a CDS encoding radical SAM protein, yielding MNNKKPASNTLAIVCTIDCPLSCRHCSVGMEKSKKRTGLRLKESVMSHYISAAAQNDFSMITFVGGEPSLVPDLLRQGIVECKYNNLESAITTAPVWARTKESAEKFLDRIGSVDTIILSFDIYHLEQLTIEHYQNACIAAKNRSIKVIMNVCYSSEQERTTCVGLNASLKDMISQYLFQEIIPIGNARIVNRAIPFAGVTLESINDFDCLSKTCMAGNASVGLQFDLHACCWASAITRSPLCYRSREANLSKSIQSMQNDPAYQQLRKHGFIEGLGMSERERILSYCRGKTFVNECHLCMVLMGLSDQKLWRSIFLEKTINAS
- a CDS encoding FAD-dependent oxidoreductase; its protein translation is MKKGVMMICILGSGIAGLAIARDLTMRGLECVVIERNYIGSGTSTRCAGMLHSGARYAFKSKEIASQCMIENRLIKDLMPFAVASDKGLYVVLKGDEAYSEQFEQGCKESNIPIESLSPKEALALEPNINPGLIRAYLTNDGTINPYLLIESHLEYLQRENVKIFENQIIFDVKRAGNKWCIRTSNQFTGTVSTFNADIVVNATGPSSASVAKLFGADLSLLHLHGAILVFEKKLVNSLVTRCAPSSVGDVVAASGERCLAAATSNQYPCSEFLIPCDLDKREILQNASQLVPGIKFTSIVHAFSGIRVHISSRNNAGISGFNVPREYAVFDHQENQSIPGLITVLGGKLILFRHVAEVAGDLIASRCGCKNQSTTRTVPLESPENFTGRFLCQLPEEAELIGSIRNNSY